One Kribbella sp. NBC_00662 genomic region harbors:
- a CDS encoding GNAT family N-acetyltransferase — translation MAIVHWPVELQHGQVGLRPLRAGDGGEWAAARQRNVSWLRPWDATQPPGAEDGARTFRAMARDWNRQARYGRMLPFVITYGGAAGVGARSKWPLVGQLTVSGITYGSARWANLGYWVDEQYAGRGIVPTAVAMAADHCWFTLGLHRIEVAIRPENKASLRVVEKLGFRYEGERPRFLHIDGDWRDHRIFALNVEEVGPGLVARLQ, via the coding sequence ATGGCGATCGTTCACTGGCCTGTCGAGCTGCAGCACGGACAGGTCGGGCTGCGCCCGTTGCGGGCCGGCGACGGCGGCGAGTGGGCTGCCGCACGCCAGCGGAACGTCAGCTGGCTGCGCCCCTGGGATGCGACCCAGCCGCCCGGTGCGGAAGACGGTGCGCGCACATTCCGCGCCATGGCACGTGACTGGAACCGGCAGGCGCGGTACGGGCGCATGCTCCCGTTCGTCATCACGTACGGCGGCGCGGCCGGCGTCGGCGCCCGGTCGAAGTGGCCGCTGGTCGGCCAGCTCACGGTGTCCGGCATCACCTACGGCTCGGCCCGCTGGGCGAACCTCGGCTACTGGGTCGACGAGCAGTACGCCGGTCGCGGGATCGTCCCGACTGCGGTCGCGATGGCCGCCGACCACTGCTGGTTCACCCTCGGCCTGCACCGGATCGAAGTCGCGATCCGCCCCGAGAACAAGGCAAGTCTGCGTGTGGTGGAGAAGCTCGGCTTCCGGTACGAAGGCGAGCGGCCGCGGTTCCTGCACATCGACGGCGACTGGCGCGACCACCGCATCTTCGCGCTCAACGTCGAAGAGGTCGGGCCCGGTCTCGTAGCGCGACTGCAATGA
- a CDS encoding molybdenum cofactor biosynthesis protein B has product MRALVVSVSNRAAAGIYTDTTGPLIASRLTDWGFEVSGPSVVPDGAPVGDALRAAVEASYDVVLTTGGTGISPTDETPEQTAAVLSKVVPGIAEAIRAYGVANGVPTAALSRGLAGVAGTTVIVNLPGSRGGVKDGLAVLEPLLRHAVEQVHGGDHVRTDTD; this is encoded by the coding sequence GTGAGAGCTCTTGTCGTCAGCGTGTCGAACCGAGCGGCCGCTGGCATCTACACCGACACCACAGGTCCACTGATCGCATCACGGCTGACGGACTGGGGCTTCGAGGTGTCAGGGCCGTCCGTCGTCCCGGACGGTGCACCGGTCGGCGATGCGTTGCGGGCCGCGGTCGAGGCGTCGTACGACGTCGTACTGACCACAGGTGGTACGGGGATCTCGCCGACCGACGAAACACCCGAGCAGACGGCGGCCGTGCTGTCCAAGGTCGTGCCGGGGATTGCGGAAGCGATCCGGGCGTACGGCGTCGCAAACGGAGTGCCGACAGCCGCACTGTCCCGTGGACTGGCAGGAGTCGCAGGTACTACGGTCATCGTCAACCTGCCCGGTTCGCGTGGCGGGGTGAAAGACGGTCTCGCCGTGCTGGAGCCGCTGCTGCGACATGCGGTCGAGCAGGTACACGGTGGAGACCATGTGCGGACGGACACCGACTGA
- a CDS encoding DUF1203 domain-containing protein has translation MPGSELDRIRCNTYDDFGNAVVSRTSEGGEPLRCCLTLAGPGERIALVAHRPMTAGGPYAEVGPVFVHVTDCSGPAEGFPIDFRDRQAVLRPYDVAGQMLDGVVAQPGTSEIELKRLFEDPVVDTVQVRNVVAGCWNFTVRRQG, from the coding sequence GTGCCAGGTTCCGAGCTGGACCGCATTCGCTGCAACACCTACGACGATTTCGGAAACGCCGTCGTTTCGCGCACATCGGAGGGTGGCGAGCCGCTGCGCTGCTGCCTGACGCTCGCGGGCCCCGGCGAGCGGATCGCGCTGGTCGCGCATCGGCCGATGACCGCCGGCGGCCCGTACGCCGAGGTCGGGCCGGTCTTCGTGCACGTGACGGACTGCTCGGGGCCGGCCGAGGGCTTCCCGATCGACTTCCGGGACCGGCAGGCGGTACTGCGGCCGTACGACGTCGCCGGTCAGATGCTGGACGGTGTTGTCGCACAGCCTGGGACGAGCGAAATCGAGCTCAAACGACTGTTCGAGGACCCGGTCGTGGACACCGTCCAGGTGCGGAACGTGGTGGCCGGTTGCTGGAACTTCACGGTGCGCCGACAGGGCTGA
- a CDS encoding UTP--glucose-1-phosphate uridylyltransferase translates to MGEVGLRQAQEKMRAAGAADVAIRVFTHYYQLLESGQQGKIHEADIEPVGDLPHLDHLDTDPDAMRAALAETVVIKLNGGLGTSMGVTGPKSALPVKDGLSFLDIIARQILSTRRKYDVPLPLVLMNSFRTKTESLQILNEYDGLAIDGLPLDFMQNMEPKLLADDLTPAEWEPDPELAWCPPGHGDLFTALVASGTLDALREHGFRHAFISNADNLGATPDPRIAAWMAEHSVPFGMEVCRRTRSDRKGGHVAVRKSDGRLILRDSAQVAEEDTQYFQDITRHKTFNTNNLWIDLDRLAELMDGHDGILGLPIIVNRKTIDPADPSSPKVIQLETAMGTAIETFEGSQAVIVDRSRFKPVKTTNDLLVLRSDVYELDEAGDLTTTHEGDEPYVDLDPEYFKILADFDTRFPAGPPSLVRADRLEVRGDVAFGKDVVVVGDVEVEAPAGERRVIPDGTELSS, encoded by the coding sequence ATGGGTGAGGTGGGTCTCAGACAAGCGCAGGAGAAGATGCGTGCAGCCGGTGCTGCCGATGTTGCGATACGCGTCTTCACGCACTACTACCAGCTGCTCGAATCGGGCCAGCAGGGGAAGATCCACGAGGCCGACATCGAACCGGTCGGCGACCTGCCGCACCTCGACCACCTCGACACCGATCCCGACGCCATGCGCGCCGCGCTCGCCGAGACGGTCGTCATCAAGCTCAACGGCGGTCTCGGTACGTCGATGGGCGTCACCGGCCCGAAGTCCGCGCTGCCGGTCAAGGACGGGCTGAGCTTCCTCGACATCATCGCCCGGCAGATCCTGAGCACCCGGCGCAAGTACGACGTACCGCTGCCGCTGGTGCTGATGAACTCGTTCCGCACCAAGACCGAGTCGTTGCAGATCCTGAACGAGTACGACGGCCTCGCGATCGACGGGCTGCCGCTCGACTTCATGCAGAACATGGAGCCGAAGCTGCTCGCCGACGACCTGACGCCGGCCGAATGGGAGCCGGACCCGGAGCTGGCCTGGTGCCCGCCGGGCCACGGCGACCTGTTCACCGCGTTGGTTGCCTCCGGCACCCTTGACGCGCTGCGCGAGCACGGCTTCCGGCACGCGTTCATCTCGAACGCCGACAACCTCGGCGCGACACCGGATCCACGGATCGCCGCATGGATGGCAGAACATTCCGTACCGTTTGGTATGGAGGTGTGCCGGCGCACCCGCTCCGACCGCAAGGGCGGCCACGTCGCCGTGCGCAAGTCGGACGGCCGGCTGATCCTCCGCGACAGTGCCCAGGTCGCCGAAGAGGACACGCAGTACTTCCAGGACATCACCCGGCACAAGACGTTCAACACCAACAACCTGTGGATCGACCTGGACCGGCTCGCCGAGCTGATGGACGGGCACGACGGGATCCTCGGCCTGCCGATCATCGTGAACCGCAAGACCATCGACCCGGCCGACCCGTCGTCGCCGAAGGTGATCCAGCTCGAGACCGCGATGGGGACGGCGATCGAGACCTTCGAGGGCTCGCAGGCCGTGATCGTGGATCGCAGCCGGTTCAAGCCGGTGAAGACCACGAACGACCTGCTGGTGCTGCGCTCGGACGTCTACGAGCTGGACGAGGCCGGCGATCTGACCACGACGCACGAGGGCGACGAGCCGTACGTCGACCTGGACCCGGAGTACTTCAAGATCCTCGCCGACTTCGACACCCGGTTCCCGGCCGGGCCGCCGTCGCTGGTCCGCGCCGACCGGCTCGAGGTCCGCGGCGATGTTGCCTTCGGCAAAGATGTGGTGGTGGTCGGGGACGTCGAGGTCGAGGCGCCGGCCGGCGAACGCCGGGTCATCCCGGATGGGACCGAACTGAGCAGCTGA
- a CDS encoding 5-formyltetrahydrofolate cyclo-ligase, producing MFQSKATARQHFLGTRERRAHAEGLLTCAKQVLPDVHRVALYVSMGPEPQTGALIDWLLATDREVLLPILYADNDLGWGIAPGAADLVPGRLGLSEPPTDLGSDAIATADLVICPAVAVARNGVRLGRGGGSYDRALARVRPGTPVWAAVYDAEIVDALPSDSHDHPVDAALTPTRLIPLRRSGDD from the coding sequence GTGTTTCAGTCGAAGGCCACGGCGCGGCAGCATTTCCTCGGTACCCGGGAGCGGCGCGCCCATGCGGAAGGGCTGCTGACCTGCGCCAAGCAGGTGCTGCCCGACGTCCACCGGGTCGCTCTGTACGTGTCGATGGGCCCGGAGCCGCAGACCGGCGCGCTGATCGACTGGCTGCTCGCCACCGACCGCGAGGTGCTGCTGCCGATCCTGTACGCCGACAACGACCTCGGCTGGGGCATCGCACCCGGCGCCGCCGATCTGGTGCCCGGTCGCCTCGGTCTGTCGGAGCCGCCGACCGATCTGGGCTCGGACGCCATCGCCACTGCCGACCTGGTCATCTGCCCCGCTGTAGCCGTCGCCCGCAACGGAGTACGCCTGGGCCGCGGCGGCGGCTCGTACGACCGGGCACTCGCCCGCGTCCGGCCCGGCACGCCGGTCTGGGCAGCGGTGTACGACGCGGAGATCGTGGATGCCCTCCCCTCCGACTCCCACGACCACCCGGTGGACGCTGCGCTTACGCCAACTCGCTTGATCCCCTTGCGAAGATCAGGAGATGACTGA
- a CDS encoding phosphotransferase, with protein sequence MTEPAVEAARSLGLTVTDPLVLYTAFSTVVHLRPSPVVARVPMNLPDGMKDPEPAVRRQQRELDVATWLAAEGVPVVQPTPLVPLRPVEQDGLWMTFWTYVEVDRTAEPDYFAAIARVPELHAQLAGYPGELTWMTPLRLIGPGLEAAEAVPCLLEQEDVERARAEWKVLEPVLSTRAGFEAVFPSATVQPIHGDAPSWNLINTVDGPLWADFEDVTLGPIEWDLAGFGPDLYRAYDEAARTLGLPTLDPKIQQVMDLARALQVLVCTPLVPQIPELADGIRLFATQWRAMPFAGGLS encoded by the coding sequence ATGACTGAGCCCGCGGTCGAAGCCGCACGCTCCCTCGGCCTGACGGTCACCGATCCCCTGGTGCTCTACACGGCTTTCTCCACGGTCGTTCATCTACGGCCGTCGCCTGTGGTCGCACGGGTGCCGATGAACCTCCCGGACGGCATGAAGGACCCGGAGCCCGCCGTACGCCGTCAGCAGCGCGAACTGGACGTCGCCACCTGGCTGGCCGCGGAGGGGGTACCCGTCGTGCAGCCGACTCCACTTGTACCGCTGAGGCCAGTGGAGCAGGACGGCCTGTGGATGACCTTCTGGACGTATGTCGAGGTGGACCGGACGGCCGAACCCGACTACTTCGCCGCCATTGCCCGCGTGCCTGAGCTCCACGCCCAGCTCGCGGGGTACCCAGGTGAGCTGACCTGGATGACGCCGCTGCGGCTGATCGGCCCCGGTCTGGAGGCGGCCGAGGCTGTGCCCTGTCTGCTCGAGCAGGAGGACGTCGAGCGAGCACGAGCCGAGTGGAAGGTGCTGGAGCCTGTCCTGAGCACCCGCGCTGGTTTCGAGGCTGTCTTCCCGTCGGCGACCGTGCAGCCGATTCACGGCGACGCCCCGTCGTGGAACCTGATCAACACCGTCGACGGGCCGCTCTGGGCGGACTTCGAGGACGTGACGCTCGGACCGATCGAGTGGGACCTCGCCGGCTTCGGACCCGACCTGTACCGGGCGTACGACGAGGCGGCGCGGACTCTGGGTCTCCCGACACTCGACCCGAAGATCCAGCAGGTGATGGATCTGGCTCGCGCTCTCCAGGTCCTCGTCTGCACCCCGCTCGTCCCGCAGATACCGGAGCTGGCCGACGGGATCCGGTTGTTCGCAACCCAGTGGCGCGCGATGCCGTTCGCTGGTGGACTGAGCTGA
- the moaC gene encoding cyclic pyranopterin monophosphate synthase MoaC: protein MTEPPAGLTHVDETGAARMVDVSAKDAGSRRAVASGKVLVSAEVVAALRGDGVPKGDALGVARIAGIMGAKRTPDLVPLCHPIAITGAKVDLEVADDAVLIRAQVKTTDRTGVEMEALTAVAVAGLAVIDMVKALDPAAVLTDVRVELKEGGKTGHWERP, encoded by the coding sequence ATGACCGAGCCGCCTGCCGGGCTGACCCATGTCGACGAGACCGGGGCCGCGCGGATGGTCGACGTGTCGGCCAAGGACGCCGGCAGCCGGCGAGCTGTTGCCAGCGGCAAGGTTCTGGTGTCGGCCGAGGTGGTGGCCGCGCTGCGCGGTGACGGTGTGCCGAAGGGCGACGCGCTCGGTGTCGCGCGGATCGCCGGGATCATGGGTGCGAAGCGGACGCCGGACCTGGTGCCGCTGTGCCATCCGATCGCGATCACCGGCGCCAAGGTCGACCTCGAGGTCGCGGACGACGCCGTACTCATCAGGGCGCAGGTGAAGACGACCGACCGTACCGGCGTCGAGATGGAGGCGCTGACTGCGGTTGCGGTCGCTGGGCTGGCCGTCATCGACATGGTGAAGGCGCTGGATCCGGCGGCAGTGCTGACCGACGTACGGGTGGAGTTGAAAGAGGGCGGCAAGACCGGGCACTGGGAGCGGCCGTGA
- a CDS encoding serine hydrolase domain-containing protein, translating into MLQTYVDNGVVPGLISLTSRGDEIRVEVIGKVSYDGPELERDSLFRVSSFTKPIVAAATMVLVDELRLSMDAPVADVLPELSDPVVLRQPDGPLDDTVPAARPITTRDLLTFRLGLGESDNPALRQREEELDLHTFGPPVPRTALEPDEWMRRLGTLPLQYQPGEQWLYSTGSHILGVLIARVTGQPLEEFLRERIFEPLGMRNTGFTAADPARLTTAYVGDDVLDPADGSQWLAPPSFPDASGGLVSTVDDFHAFTRMLLNGGLLSPAAIAEMTTDQLTPAQREGAAGFLGPDTGWGYGMSVGSDRYGWAGGLGSLWSTTPADGTISILLTQRALWTWPEELFAEASAPAW; encoded by the coding sequence ATGCTGCAGACATACGTCGACAACGGCGTCGTACCAGGACTCATCAGTCTCACCAGCCGCGGCGACGAAATCCGGGTCGAGGTCATCGGCAAGGTGTCGTACGACGGACCGGAGCTGGAGCGGGACAGTCTGTTCCGGGTCTCCTCGTTCACGAAGCCGATCGTTGCCGCCGCGACCATGGTCCTGGTGGATGAGCTCCGGCTGTCCATGGACGCACCGGTCGCCGACGTACTCCCGGAGCTGTCGGATCCCGTCGTACTGCGACAGCCGGACGGCCCTCTGGACGACACGGTGCCTGCGGCACGGCCGATCACGACGCGGGACCTGCTGACGTTCCGGCTCGGGCTCGGCGAGTCGGACAACCCGGCGCTGCGTCAGCGTGAGGAGGAGCTCGACCTCCACACCTTCGGGCCGCCCGTACCGCGGACTGCGCTCGAACCGGACGAGTGGATGCGCCGTCTGGGCACGCTGCCGCTGCAGTACCAGCCCGGCGAGCAGTGGCTGTACTCCACCGGCTCCCACATTCTCGGCGTACTGATCGCGCGGGTCACCGGTCAGCCGCTGGAGGAGTTCCTCCGCGAGCGGATCTTCGAACCGCTCGGGATGCGCAACACCGGGTTCACCGCTGCAGATCCGGCTCGGCTGACCACGGCGTACGTCGGGGACGACGTATTGGACCCAGCTGATGGCAGCCAATGGCTCGCGCCGCCGTCGTTCCCGGATGCGAGTGGTGGACTCGTCTCGACCGTCGACGACTTCCACGCGTTCACGCGGATGCTCCTGAACGGCGGGCTGCTCTCACCGGCCGCCATCGCGGAGATGACGACCGACCAGCTCACGCCGGCGCAGCGCGAGGGCGCGGCCGGCTTCCTCGGGCCGGACACCGGCTGGGGCTACGGCATGTCCGTCGGCAGCGACCGGTACGGCTGGGCAGGCGGTCTGGGTTCGCTCTGGTCGACCACACCCGCAGACGGGACGATCTCGATCCTGCTGACCCAGCGGGCGCTCTGGACCTGGCCGGAGGAACTGTTCGCCGAGGCCAGCGCGCCCGCTTGGTGA
- the glp gene encoding gephyrin-like molybdotransferase Glp: MRRTVDEHLEAVLGRVTALPAFDQPLMDAVGLVLCEDIVSGVSLPGFDNSAMDGYAVQAADLAGASDENPIMLPVVGEFRAGRSEPIVVTPGTCVRIMTGAPMPRGADSVVPVEWTDGGTVNVRITQQPPVGGSVRHAGEDVTAGVQVLDRDTILGPRQIAVLAAVGRARVKARPRPRVVVISTGAELREPGSRLGDGQIYDSNSYTMAACARDAGAVVYRVGIVDDDPKRIMDTLSDQLVRADLVITTGGVSMGAYDVVKEELSKLGTVDFPQVAMQPGKPQGFGVIGEDEVPIFTLPGNPVSAYVSFEVFVRPALRKLMGQMPYRRALVPGVTLDGFSSPPGRRQFVRAAATSGDEGWMASTVGGHGSHLLGGLSRANALIIVPEDVTAVRAGDQIELMLLGETG, translated from the coding sequence GTGAGACGGACTGTTGATGAGCATCTGGAGGCTGTGCTCGGGCGGGTGACGGCTCTGCCCGCGTTCGACCAGCCCCTGATGGACGCGGTCGGGCTGGTGCTGTGCGAGGACATCGTCTCGGGGGTGAGCCTGCCGGGGTTCGACAACTCGGCCATGGACGGGTACGCCGTCCAGGCGGCCGATCTGGCGGGCGCCTCGGACGAGAACCCGATCATGCTGCCGGTGGTCGGGGAGTTCCGGGCAGGCCGGAGTGAGCCGATCGTGGTCACGCCGGGTACCTGCGTGCGGATCATGACCGGCGCACCGATGCCGCGGGGCGCCGACAGCGTCGTACCGGTCGAGTGGACCGACGGTGGGACGGTCAACGTCCGCATCACCCAGCAACCGCCGGTCGGTGGTTCGGTCCGGCACGCCGGTGAGGACGTGACGGCCGGAGTACAGGTGCTCGACCGTGACACCATCCTGGGGCCGCGGCAGATCGCGGTACTCGCTGCGGTAGGCAGGGCGCGGGTGAAGGCCCGTCCGCGACCACGGGTCGTGGTGATCTCCACCGGCGCCGAGCTGCGTGAGCCGGGGAGCCGGCTGGGCGACGGGCAGATCTACGACTCGAACAGCTACACCATGGCCGCGTGTGCGCGGGACGCCGGAGCGGTCGTCTACCGCGTCGGCATCGTCGACGACGACCCCAAGCGGATCATGGACACCCTCTCCGACCAGTTGGTGCGCGCTGACCTGGTCATCACCACGGGTGGCGTCAGCATGGGTGCGTACGACGTGGTGAAGGAGGAGCTGTCCAAGCTGGGCACTGTGGACTTCCCGCAGGTCGCCATGCAGCCGGGGAAGCCGCAGGGGTTCGGGGTGATCGGTGAGGACGAGGTGCCGATCTTCACGCTGCCGGGCAACCCGGTGTCGGCGTACGTGTCGTTCGAGGTGTTCGTACGGCCCGCGCTGCGCAAGCTGATGGGTCAGATGCCGTACCGGCGCGCACTGGTGCCGGGAGTGACGCTGGACGGGTTCAGCTCGCCTCCGGGGCGGCGGCAGTTCGTCCGCGCCGCGGCCACCTCCGGCGACGAGGGCTGGATGGCCAGTACAGTCGGCGGGCACGGCTCGCACCTGCTCGGCGGGTTGAGCCGCGCGAACGCACTGATCATCGTGCCCGAGGACGTCACCGCCGTCCGGGCCGGCGACCAGATCGAGCTGATGTTGCTAGGGGAGACCGGATGA
- a CDS encoding N-acetyltransferase family protein — MDDLLIRPLEPSDTDEAAAVWWRSRHADDTQLPPAIHTATEVAAWFADVLLPDAQTWVALDEDRIVAVLTLDGDDLDQLYVVPEAAGQGIGSTLVDLAKDLRPGGLALWTFQTNTRAQSFYKAHGFVEVRRTDGSANEERAPDVRMTWGNHPEGVD, encoded by the coding sequence ATGGACGACCTGCTGATCAGGCCGTTGGAGCCGTCCGACACGGACGAGGCCGCCGCGGTGTGGTGGCGCTCGCGGCACGCCGACGACACGCAGCTGCCGCCGGCGATCCACACCGCCACGGAGGTGGCGGCCTGGTTCGCGGACGTGCTGCTGCCGGACGCGCAGACCTGGGTGGCGCTCGACGAGGACCGGATCGTCGCGGTGCTGACTCTCGACGGCGACGACCTGGACCAGCTGTACGTCGTACCCGAGGCGGCCGGTCAGGGCATCGGATCGACCCTCGTGGACCTCGCCAAGGATCTCCGGCCAGGTGGTCTGGCACTGTGGACCTTCCAGACCAACACCCGTGCCCAGTCCTTCTACAAAGCCCATGGCTTCGTCGAGGTACGCCGTACCGATGGCAGTGCCAACGAGGAACGCGCGCCCGACGTGCGGATGACCTGGGGCAACCACCCGGAGGGTGTGGATTAG
- a CDS encoding MerR family transcriptional regulator encodes MRIGELAHRAGVSTRALRYYEEQGLLASERTLSGQRIYAEAAVERVRLIQQLFTAGLPSRTIVQLMPCIETGHASHEAFELMAAERNRITAAMRDLAAARDALDRMIDIANHPTPEHCPALREPAWSPYHAADSTTPIPEQAAAI; translated from the coding sequence ATGCGGATCGGCGAGCTCGCACATCGAGCAGGGGTCAGCACCAGAGCACTGCGGTACTACGAGGAGCAGGGACTGCTCGCCTCCGAACGCACCCTCAGCGGCCAGCGCATCTACGCCGAGGCGGCGGTCGAGCGGGTCCGGCTGATCCAACAACTCTTCACCGCCGGCCTACCCAGCCGGACCATCGTGCAACTGATGCCCTGTATCGAGACCGGCCACGCTTCACACGAGGCCTTCGAACTGATGGCAGCCGAACGCAACCGCATCACCGCCGCCATGAGGGACCTCGCCGCCGCGCGCGACGCACTCGACCGCATGATCGACATCGCCAACCACCCCACCCCCGAACACTGCCCCGCCCTCCGCGAGCCGGCCTGGTCCCCCTACCACGCCGCGGACTCAACTACCCCCATCCCGGAGCAGGCCGCCGCCATCTGA
- a CDS encoding penicillin acylase family protein: MPRLLRLVVISGIALATVLVVIAGTVIFVVRHSFPTYDGSIDLNGLDGDVNVVRDANGIPQIYADTPADLFAAQGYVSAQDRFFEMDFRRHVTSGRLSELFGKDALETDKFVRTLGWRRVAEQELPLLSPSTREYLDDYARGVNAYLSTHSGSGLSLEYGILSLQPGGPKNYTPEPWTAADSLAWLKAMAWDLGGNLDEEITRTKLLAAFPARNIESLYPQYPYDRNQPIMSSGSIGKDGKFTTSPVSPELRRSMLTQDLLKSLDSVQSVAKGLPELLGQGDGVGSNSWVVSGDHTTTGKPLLANDPHLGATMPGIWTQVGLHCNNVGKACPFDVSGFSFSGLPGVVIGHNNAISWGFTNLDPDVQDLYLERIDGNNVLYNNKWRAMATREETFKVAGEDKPVKITVRETRHGPLISDVGEDERKVGEQAASQAKYPTAYGVALQWTALNPGKTADALFAINTAQNWTEFRAAAQQFQVPSQNLVYADTDGHIGYQAPGLIPIRATGRGDWPVPGWDPKYYWKGYIPFDALPTEFDPPSGIIVTANQAVVPNTYTYYLTNSWDYGYRSQQILDRIKSAGKLDANAMASIQLDTKNKAAEMLVPYLLRISIDDAFEKQGQDTLRNWDFTQPPDSAAAAYFNVVWRNLLALTFHDQLPEGTWPDGGSRWFEVIHTLLGQPNSGWWDNIGTPQKESRDDILREALVNARTEITQKMAREPVNWQWGKLHKLTLTNQTLGKSGIGLVEKIFNRGPYQLGGGTSIVDATAWDAAEGYAVTATPSMRMVVDLSDFDQSRWVNLTGVSGHAFSSNYTDQTKLWVKGETLKWAYTKGAVEATRKHSLTFTKPDR; encoded by the coding sequence GTGCCTCGCCTGCTTCGACTCGTCGTCATCAGCGGAATCGCCCTCGCCACGGTCCTCGTGGTGATCGCCGGGACCGTGATCTTCGTCGTCCGCCACTCGTTCCCGACGTACGACGGATCGATCGATCTGAACGGTCTCGACGGCGACGTCAACGTGGTCCGCGACGCGAACGGGATCCCGCAGATCTATGCCGACACCCCGGCCGACCTGTTCGCCGCTCAGGGCTACGTGTCCGCGCAGGACCGGTTCTTCGAGATGGACTTCCGCCGGCACGTGACCTCCGGCCGGCTGAGCGAGCTGTTCGGCAAGGACGCGCTCGAGACCGACAAGTTCGTCCGGACCCTCGGCTGGCGGCGGGTTGCCGAGCAGGAGCTGCCGCTGCTCAGCCCGAGCACCCGCGAGTACCTCGACGACTACGCCCGCGGCGTCAACGCGTACCTGTCGACGCACAGCGGCTCCGGCCTCAGCCTCGAGTACGGCATCCTGTCGCTGCAGCCGGGTGGACCCAAGAACTACACCCCCGAGCCATGGACCGCGGCGGACTCGCTGGCCTGGCTCAAGGCGATGGCGTGGGACCTGGGCGGCAACCTGGACGAGGAGATCACCCGGACCAAGCTGCTGGCCGCGTTCCCGGCCCGCAACATCGAGAGCCTCTACCCGCAGTACCCGTACGACCGGAACCAGCCGATCATGTCGAGCGGCTCGATCGGCAAGGACGGCAAGTTCACGACCTCGCCGGTCAGCCCGGAGCTCCGCCGTAGCATGCTGACCCAGGACCTGCTCAAGTCACTCGACTCGGTGCAGAGTGTCGCCAAGGGCCTGCCTGAGCTGCTCGGTCAGGGCGACGGCGTCGGTTCGAACTCCTGGGTCGTCTCCGGTGACCACACCACCACCGGCAAGCCGCTGCTGGCCAACGACCCGCACCTGGGCGCCACCATGCCGGGCATCTGGACGCAGGTCGGTCTGCACTGCAACAACGTCGGCAAGGCCTGCCCGTTCGACGTCTCCGGCTTCAGCTTCTCCGGTCTGCCCGGTGTGGTGATCGGCCACAACAACGCGATCTCCTGGGGCTTCACCAACCTCGACCCGGACGTCCAGGACCTGTACCTGGAGAGGATCGACGGCAACAACGTCCTCTACAACAACAAGTGGCGCGCGATGGCCACCCGCGAGGAGACGTTCAAGGTGGCCGGCGAGGACAAGCCGGTGAAGATCACCGTCCGCGAGACCCGGCACGGTCCGCTCATCTCCGACGTCGGCGAGGACGAGCGCAAGGTCGGCGAGCAGGCCGCGTCGCAGGCGAAGTACCCGACGGCGTACGGCGTCGCGCTGCAGTGGACCGCGCTCAACCCGGGCAAGACCGCCGACGCGCTGTTCGCGATCAACACCGCACAGAACTGGACCGAGTTCCGGGCCGCCGCGCAGCAGTTCCAGGTCCCTTCGCAGAACCTCGTGTACGCCGACACCGACGGCCATATCGGCTACCAGGCGCCCGGGCTGATCCCGATCCGCGCCACGGGTCGCGGCGACTGGCCCGTGCCCGGCTGGGACCCGAAGTACTACTGGAAGGGCTACATACCCTTCGATGCGTTGCCGACCGAGTTCGATCCACCGAGCGGGATCATCGTCACCGCCAACCAGGCAGTGGTGCCGAACACGTACACCTACTACCTGACGAACTCGTGGGACTACGGCTACCGAAGTCAGCAGATCCTCGACCGGATCAAGTCCGCCGGCAAGCTGGACGCGAACGCGATGGCGTCGATCCAGCTGGACACCAAGAACAAGGCCGCCGAGATGCTGGTGCCGTACCTGCTCCGGATCAGCATCGACGACGCGTTCGAGAAGCAGGGCCAGGACACCTTGCGGAACTGGGACTTCACCCAGCCGCCGGACTCCGCCGCGGCCGCGTACTTCAACGTGGTCTGGCGCAACCTGCTCGCGCTGACGTTCCACGACCAGCTTCCGGAGGGCACCTGGCCGGACGGCGGTTCGCGCTGGTTCGAGGTGATCCACACGCTGCTCGGCCAGCCCAACAGCGGCTGGTGGGACAACATCGGCACTCCGCAGAAGGAGAGCCGCGACGACATCCTGCGTGAGGCCCTGGTCAACGCCCGGACCGAGATCACCCAGAAGATGGCGCGTGAGCCGGTCAACTGGCAGTGGGGCAAGCTGCACAAGCTCACGCTGACCAACCAGACACTGGGCAAGTCCGGGATCGGACTGGTCGAGAAGATCTTCAACCGCGGCCCGTACCAGCTCGGCGGCGGTACGTCGATCGTCGACGCGACCGCCTGGGATGCCGCTGAGGGGTACGCCGTCACAGCGACCCCGTCGATGCGGATGGTCGTCGACCTGTCGGACTTCGACCAGTCCCGCTGGGTCAACCTGACCGGTGTGTCCGGACACGCGTTCTCGTCCAACTACACCGACCAGACCAAGTTGTGGGTCAAGGGCGAGACGCTGAAGTGGGCCTACACGAAGGGTGCCGTGGAGGCGACCCGGAAGCACTCGCTGACCTTCACCAAGCCGGACCGCTAG